A window from Rana temporaria chromosome 8, aRanTem1.1, whole genome shotgun sequence encodes these proteins:
- the LOC120910694 gene encoding RNA polymerase II-associated protein 3-like produces MINLILYCRTVKYVQIHFTYYVYLCILKHSLSSKGNGITQEQKEEVKENEIVLSEEDKKAIEAQKLKQQAIVQKDLGNAYFKEGKYEAAIECYTQGITADSTNALLPANRAMAYLKIQKYMEAEEDCTQALALDTTYGKAYARRGTARVMLRKLKEAKEDFETVLKLEPGNKQAASELAKISQELGDKTVMLSQNDLANQSKGKDERKYLKPIEKPAHLRSTKPLRRMEIEELGAIAINPVNVLKENTPCNVKIVSQVEEPQKENLNVQEQISISPDIPSAKIIKIEEIGDAPTLQRNTDNHVPPQTLLPKVINDVPPLLPPMTDVPDVPTSSFQLESDFRSLKGNQEMLYKYIKQIEPSMYTKIFQRALDPDVFNEMIKILRLKYIANEDAAKILEILQRLSELRRFDMAVMFLSESEKEDVRALFNFVKQSLKTSDSFDALKKKYGI; encoded by the coding sequence ATGATAAATTTGATATTGTACTGCAGGACAGTAAAATATGTGCAAATACACTTTACCTATTATGTATACCTGTGCATTTTAAAGCATTCATTGTCCTCAAAAGGCAATGGTATTACTCAAGAGCAAAAGGAAGAAGTAAAAGAAAATGAAATTGTTTTATCAGAAGAAGATAAAAAAGCCATAGAAGCCCAGAAGCTGAAGCAACAAGCAATTGTGCAGAAAGACTTGGGCAATGCTTACTTTAAAGAAGGAAAATATGAGGCTGCTATTGAATGTTATACTCAAGGAATTACCGCAGACAGTACAAATGCACTACTACCAGCAAATCGAGCCatggcctatctgaaaatccaAAAGTACATGGAAGCGGAGGAAGACTGCACACAAGCCTTAGCTCTGGATACAACTTACGGGAAAGCTTATGCCAGAAGAGGGACTGCAAGAGTAATGCTACGAAAGCTGAAGGAAGCAAAAGAAGATTTTGAAACGGTTTTAAAACTGGAGCCTGGTAACAAGCAAGCAGCATCAGAACTGGCAAAAATATCTCAGGAACTTGGTGACAAAACAGTAATGCTCAGCCAGAATGATCTTGCCAATCAAAGTAAAGGGAAAGATGAAAGGAAATAtttaaaaccaatagaaaaaccTGCACATCTGAGGTCTACGAAACCTTTAAGGCGGATGGAGATTGAAGAACTTGGAGCCATAGCCATAAATCCAGTAAATGTTTTGAAAGAAAATACTCCCTGTAATGTGAAAATTGTCAGCCAAGTTGAGGAGCCTCAAAAAGAGAATTTGAATGTTCAAGAACAAATCTCGATATCGCCTGATATTCCCAGTGCTAAGATCATAAAGATAGAGGAAATTGGTGATGCACCAACCTTGCAGAGAAATACAGACAACCATGTTCCGCCTCAAACACTGCTGCCGAAAGTAATAAATGACGTGCCACCATTATTGCCGCCCATGACTGACGTTCCAGACGTCCCTACAAGTTCATTTCAGCTTGAGTCAGATTTCAGGAGTCTTAAGGGAAACCAGGAAATGTTATACAAGTACATCAAGCAAATTGAACCATCCATGTACACTAAAATCTTCCAAAGGGCATTGGATCCAGATGTGTTTAATGAAATGATAAAGATTCTACGGCTTAAATACATTGCAAATGAAGATGCAGCTAAAATTCTGGAAATTTTACAACGATTGTCTGAACTTAGAAGATTTGATATGGCAGTGATGTTTTTATCAGAATCGGAGAAAGAAGATGTCCGGGCCCTGTTTAATTTTGTAAAACAGTCACTAAAGACAAGTGATTCTTTTGATGCTCTAAAGAAGAAATATGGCATTTGA